Within the Opitutaceae bacterium TAV5 genome, the region ACGGGAGAACACATAGGTGGTCAGAAAACCGCCCATGAACAGGCCGCAGGCGGAGGTGGGCAGGTAAAGTTTCATGCCGGCCAGAAAGGACAAACGGTTTTTCCAGATGTGGAAAAATACGATGGCAAGGGTGGAAAACACGAGCACCTGCCAGCAACCGTCGAAGACATATTCGTCGAGAAAGGCGTCGCATTCCCTGATGAAGGAAACCCCCGTAAAGGTCGCAAGAAGCAGGGCCGCGTGCCGGATTTCCGACCTGCCGCGCCAGATCCGCAGGCAGATCACCGTCGAGGCGAGGAGCAGTACCAGTTGCGTCATCTCCACCCACGAAGTCTCGTCAAACCGGTTCAGGCCGCTCCGGGCATCCCGGTAGATCAGGTACGAAATGCACAGGATTCCGGCAATGTAGGCCGCAAAACGGGCGACGGCCGGGAGAATGGCCTTGATGGAGGATTTCATTGTCATTTTGTATGGATACAAAAGGTTTTTGCATGACAGCGGCATGATTGCCGCACGTCCCGTGTTCTCCGGAGGGAGATATCCGGCTTGGCGGCCGACGCGGCAGGGAGGCCGCCCGGGAGAGTGGTCAGCAGACACCGGGCAGCGGTGAAGTGCAATAGCATAGTAGTCCGGATGTAGCATTAAAATGAATACGAAGCCGGTTTAACTGTTAGCCCGCTTGCCTTCCTGTCATCGGCGTCGTCGGGCCGGGCGTTTTCTTGCCCGGGAAACGGAGCGTGCGCGACATCGCCTTTGGCGGGAAACGCCGGTGATGCGTGTGGCAAAGCGAGCCTTACGACGGAAACTGTTGCCGTATGAGGTGGCGATAGCTGCGCCCGACAGGAAGCGGTGGATGGCCGGAACCGAGGCCGATCTGCCAGTCGCCGGAGGGGAGATGGAGACGTTGCCGGATAGCGGTTCTGTTGACGAGATAGCGGCGGTGGATGCGCAGGAAATGCCCCGGCGGCAGCACGTTTTCCCACATCGTCAATGTCTTCAACTGGAGGAGCGGACGGCCGCCGGAGAGAACGAGCCGGGTGTAATCGCCGGCAGATTCGATGTAGAGGAGTTGATCCGGCGGCAGGGCGAAAGAGCTCTCGCCCTGACGGACAAAGATCCGGGGCGCGTCCGCATCCTGCCCGGTGACCGCGTCGGAAGGGCGGCCGGTGCGGGAGCGCTCGATGGCGGCGGAGATGATCCGCGCCGCCTCGTGCAGCGCGGCGGCGTCCTCCGGCGTCCAGGTGACGAACGAGCGCACACCGTCGTAGCCGGCGAACCCGACGAGTTGCCGGCGGCTCCGCAGCGGGATGCACAGGACGGTGCGCGAACCCTGGCGTTTCAGTTCGGCGCGCAGGGCCGCGGTGCCGGGAGGCATCGAGCGGGTGTCGTAAAACACATCCCGCCCGGCAAGGATTTCGCGGTGCAGCGGGCCGAGCATGGCGACAGGTATGTCCTGCAATTCCTTGACGAAGCGTCGCACGCCGGGGCGCACCCATTCGTGGGAGTTGGAAAAGTGCGTGAGTTTCGGGCTGTAACGGATGACCCACGCGCGGTCCGCCCGGTGAGCCCGGCCCAGCGCGCCGAGGAGGCGATTGACCGCTTCATCGACGGGGCGCTCGATGAACCAGCAGGTCACCTGGCGCCAGAAGGTCGGGGAATCGAACGGGATTTTTGGCACCGGTCACGGTAACACGGGCGGCGTTTCCCGC harbors:
- a CDS encoding phytochrome sensor protein, encoding MPKIPFDSPTFWRQVTCWFIERPVDEAVNRLLGALGRAHRADRAWVIRYSPKLTHFSNSHEWVRPGVRRFVKELQDIPVAMLGPLHREILAGRDVFYDTRSMPPGTAALRAELKRQGSRTVLCIPLRSRRQLVGFAGYDGVRSFVTWTPEDAAALHEAARIISAAIERSRTGRPSDAVTGQDADAPRIFVRQGESSFALPPDQLLYIESAGDYTRLVLSGGRPLLQLKTLTMWENVLPPGHFLRIHRRYLVNRTAIRQRLHLPSGDWQIGLGSGHPPLPVGRSYRHLIRQQFPS